In Drosophila yakuba strain Tai18E2 chromosome 2R, Prin_Dyak_Tai18E2_2.1, whole genome shotgun sequence, a single genomic region encodes these proteins:
- the LOC6531139 gene encoding ankyrin repeat domain-containing protein 13C — protein MSNEKEDECDKHKQQAASDAKSTSSEDSDEYQSAGEGEDGDGDGDGDSPAERPPDKTSPTVAATPTAKPASPLPTVKSTSEAVLDYPMHRSVFEDDIKSLQRRLLLSTAQDEVARKDKHGNTPLHLAVMLGRKHAVRLLLAQNAPVKIKNNEGWSPLSEAISYGDRQTITQVLRMLKLQSREHMESRREKLVNALRQMQDFYMEFKWDFQSWLPLVSRILPSDICRLYKSGASIRLDTTLVDFNDMRWERGDISFLFRGEAPARESLVLLDNEQECFQRLRYEESDMEDEVDVLMSTDILATQMSTKTIQFARAQRGWIFRANRKELIGGQYQCEIYTIQGLILKQRKRREHLSHEDLQKNRAIVETITKGGNQQPDTRRSSLGSQHTATPPETNTPTAPNGISLPELPRRSSLQAPPPPTVTWRQYLDAEVGKCPQLGRTPVHKQSNKTLRATVAMSKDFPLSVDMLLDVLEVVAPLKHINKLREFVTLKLPTGFPVKIEIPVLHTVTAKVTFQKFEFRDNIPAKMFEVPSHYWEDVRRFQDL, from the coding sequence ATGTCCAACGAAAAGGAGGACGAGTGCGACAAGCACAAGCAGCAGGCGGCGTCGGACGCCAAGTCCACGTCGAGCGAGGATTCGGATGAGTACCAATCGGCCGGTGAAGGTGAGGATGGCGACGGTGATGGTGACGGTGATTCCCCAGCGGAGCGCCCACCTGACAAAACCAGCCCAACGGTCGCCGCCACGCCTACAGCGAAGCCAGCTTCGCCACTGCCCACTGTGAAGTCGACATCCGAGGCTGTCCTGGACTATCCCATGCACCGGAGCGTGTTCGAGGACGACATCAAGTCGCTGCAGCGACGACTACTTTTGAGCACGGCCCAAGACGAAGTGGCTCGCAAGGACAAGCATGGCAACACGCCACTTCATCTGGCCGTAATGCTGGGCAGAAAACACGCTGTCCGTTTGCTTCTGGCCCAAAACGCACCCGTCAAGATCAAGAACAATGAGGGCTGGTCCCCGTTGTCTGAGGCCATCAGCTACGGCGATCGCCAGACAATCACCCAGGTGCTGCGGATGCTTAAGCTGCAGTCACGCGAACACATGGAGAGTCGGCGCGAGAAGCTGGTCAATGCGCTGCGCCAGATGCAGGACTTCTATATGGAATTTAAGTGGGATTTTCAATCCTGGCTGCCGCTCGTTTCACGCATCCTGCCCTCGGACATCTGCCGGCTGTACAAGTCGGGTGCCTCCATTCGTTTGGACACCACACTGGTGGACTTCAATGATATGCGCTGGGAGCGAGGAGACATATCGTTCCTGTTTAGAGGGGAGGCGCCGGCCAGGGAATCGCTGGTTTTGTTGGACAATGAGCAGGAATGCTTTCAGCGGCTGCGATACGAGGAATCAGACATGGAGGATGAGGTGGATGTGCTCATGTCGACCGATATTCTGGCCACCCAGATGTCCACCAAGACGATACAATTCGCACGGGCGCAACGCGGCTGGATATTCCGCGCCAATCGCAAGGAGCTCATTGGGGGCCAGTACCAGTGCGAGATCTACACCATCCAGGGTTTGATTCTCAAGCAGCGTAAGAGGAGGGAACACCTGTCACACGAGGATCTACAAAAGAACCGCGCCATTGTCGAGACCATTACCAAGGGTGGCAACCAGCAGCCGGATACGCGTCGCTCCAGCCTAGGCAGCCAGCACACGGCCACGCCGCCAGAGACCAATACACCAACGGCTCCTAATGGCATCTCACTGCCGGAACTGCCGCGCCGCAGCTCTCTGCAGGCTCCGCCACCTCCCACAGTTACCTGGCGGCAGTATCTCGATGCGGAGGTCGGTAAGTGCCCACAACTGGGCAGGACACCTGTGCACAAGCAATCCAACAAGACGCTGCGAGCCACGGTTGCCATGAGCAAGGACTTTCCACTTAGCGTGGACATGCTGCTGGACGTTCTGGAAGTCGTGGCACCCCTGAAACACATCAACAAGCTGCGCGAATTCGTCACGCTGAAGCTACCGACGGGCTTTCCCGTAAAGATTGAGATACCTGTGCTGCACACGGTGACCGCCAAGGTGACGTTCCAAAAATTCGAGTTCCGCGACAACATCCCCGCCAAGATGTTCGAGGTGCCATCGCACTACTGGGAGGATGTGCGTCGCTTTCAGGACTTATGA
- the LOC6531140 gene encoding essential MCU regulator, mitochondrial has translation MIVSRLAFPISHALQRVTRRVAEHPHNLRILQRHMSSVYFRSGAIKPKPEEMPFGLLAIFCAVIPGLFVGATISKNVANFLEENDLFVPADDDDDED, from the coding sequence ATGATTGTCTCACGCCTGGCATTCCCCATTAGTCATGCCCTGCAGCGGGTAACGCGCCGTGTGGCGGAACACCCCCACAACCTAAGGATCCTGCAGCGCCACATGTCCAGCGTGTACTTCCGCAGTGGAGCCATCAAACCGAAGCCCGAGGAGATGCCCTTCGGCCTGCTGGCCATCTTCTGTGCCGTCATACCGGGACTCTTCGTGGGCGCCACCATCAGCAAGAACGTGGCCAACTTCCTGGAGGAGAACGATCTGTTCGTGCCCGcggatgacgacgacgacgaggattAG